From a single Bremerella cremea genomic region:
- a CDS encoding RNA polymerase sigma factor: MSCEIQRGLDLVCYFLVDSSSEFALALSDEQFHRLVDHHGPTLYRVAFRMMGNRHDAEDVVQDAFRSVWDSRDRFDAEKGERAWLIAILRRRIVDRWRRKKQPMPLSDHDEITPELEAPAEPDQSLSDEMQSALASLSKDLREAILLVVVGELTHQEAADLLKVPLGTILSRVSRARKKLHHELSTKSSS; this comes from the coding sequence TTGTCTTGCGAGATACAACGGGGCCTCGACCTCGTCTGTTATTTCCTTGTCGATTCTTCCTCGGAGTTTGCGTTGGCTCTTTCCGACGAGCAGTTTCACCGATTGGTTGACCACCACGGACCGACGCTCTACCGCGTCGCGTTTCGTATGATGGGCAATCGCCACGATGCCGAAGACGTCGTCCAAGACGCCTTTCGATCGGTATGGGACAGCCGCGATCGATTCGACGCAGAAAAGGGAGAACGGGCTTGGCTGATTGCCATTCTGCGCCGTCGCATTGTTGATCGTTGGCGCAGAAAAAAGCAGCCCATGCCCCTTTCCGATCACGATGAAATTACGCCCGAGTTGGAAGCCCCTGCCGAACCAGACCAAAGCCTCAGCGATGAAATGCAATCCGCCTTGGCTAGTCTCTCCAAGGATCTACGGGAAGCAATTTTGTTGGTGGTCGTCGGGGAACTGACGCACCAGGAAGCTGCGGATCTCCTGAAAGTGCCCTTAGGGACCATCCTCTCTCGCGTAAGCCGAGCCAGGAAGAAACTCCATCACGAGCTTTCCACGAAGTCGTCTTCCTAA